The following are encoded in a window of Staphylospora marina genomic DNA:
- the ligA gene encoding NAD-dependent DNA ligase LigA encodes MNLEEAKRRAEELREIIEEHDYRYHVLDDPVVSDEQYDEWMRELIRLEERFPELRTPDSPTRRVGGEPLPHFRKVEHPVPMLSLGNVFNEQELREFDDRVRKAAGGRPVRYVCELKIDGLAVSLRYKDGLLDIGATRGDGTVGEDITQNLKTIRSVPLRLKEPVTLEVRGEAYMPKRAFERLNALRESKGEPLFANPRNAAAGSLRQLDPKLAAERTLDVFVHGLGHMEGHRPATHTKALDWLSSLGFKVNPERETVDGIDGVIDYVNRWREKRPELPYEIDGVVVKLDDLDLREEMGNTAKSPRWAVAFKFPAEEAVTVLRDIELSVGRTGVVTPTAILDPVRLAGTTVKRASLHNEDIIRGKGIMLGDHVIIRKAGDIIPEVVAVLTEKRTGDERPFSMPEKCPECHSRLVRLEGEVALRCINPECPAQAREGIIHFVSRGAMNIEGLGEKVVTQLFEKGLVRGVADLYDLKKEDLVSLERMGEKSASNLLAALEASKSLSLERLLFGLGIRFVGAKAAKVLARHYRHMDQLMEATEEELTSLEEIGPKIAASVAEYMARPEVKETIRRLKQAGVNMEYLGAGAETTTAGTKDSPLAGKTVVLTGTLSSMSRNEAAALLESLGANVTGSVSKKTDLLIAGEKAGSKLDKAKKLGITIWDEETFLKNLPEGVAT; translated from the coding sequence TTGAATCTGGAAGAGGCCAAACGGCGCGCGGAAGAACTGCGCGAAATCATTGAGGAGCATGATTATCGCTATCATGTGCTGGACGACCCCGTCGTCTCCGATGAACAATACGACGAATGGATGAGGGAACTCATCCGGCTGGAGGAACGGTTTCCGGAGCTGCGCACGCCGGACTCCCCGACACGGCGGGTGGGGGGAGAGCCGCTGCCCCATTTCCGGAAGGTGGAACATCCGGTCCCGATGCTCAGCCTCGGCAACGTCTTCAACGAGCAAGAGCTTCGCGAATTCGACGACCGGGTGCGAAAGGCTGCGGGAGGCCGTCCGGTCCGCTATGTCTGCGAGCTGAAAATCGACGGATTGGCCGTTTCCCTCCGCTACAAAGACGGCTTGCTGGACATCGGGGCCACGCGCGGCGACGGCACGGTCGGGGAAGACATCACGCAAAATCTGAAAACGATCCGCTCCGTGCCGCTGAGGCTCAAAGAACCCGTCACCCTGGAGGTGCGCGGGGAGGCGTACATGCCGAAGCGGGCGTTTGAACGGCTCAACGCCCTGCGGGAGAGCAAGGGTGAACCGCTGTTCGCCAATCCCCGCAACGCCGCCGCCGGCTCGCTGCGCCAGCTCGATCCGAAACTGGCGGCGGAACGCACGCTGGACGTGTTCGTTCACGGACTGGGCCACATGGAAGGTCACCGGCCCGCCACGCATACAAAAGCGCTGGATTGGCTCTCTTCGCTCGGTTTCAAGGTGAACCCGGAGCGGGAAACGGTGGACGGCATCGACGGCGTGATCGACTACGTGAACCGCTGGCGCGAAAAGCGTCCCGAACTCCCGTACGAGATCGACGGCGTCGTCGTCAAGCTGGACGATCTGGATTTGCGGGAGGAGATGGGGAACACCGCGAAAAGTCCCCGCTGGGCGGTCGCCTTCAAATTTCCGGCGGAAGAGGCGGTCACCGTGCTCCGGGACATCGAGCTGAGCGTGGGTCGCACCGGAGTGGTCACGCCCACCGCCATCCTGGATCCGGTCCGGCTGGCCGGCACCACGGTCAAACGGGCTTCCCTGCACAATGAAGACATCATCCGCGGCAAAGGAATCATGCTGGGGGATCACGTGATCATCCGAAAGGCGGGAGACATCATCCCGGAAGTCGTGGCCGTATTGACCGAGAAGCGCACCGGAGACGAGCGCCCGTTTTCGATGCCCGAAAAGTGCCCGGAATGCCACAGCCGGCTCGTTCGCCTGGAAGGGGAAGTGGCGCTCCGCTGCATCAATCCCGAATGTCCCGCACAAGCCCGCGAGGGAATCATTCACTTCGTGTCGCGGGGGGCCATGAACATCGAAGGACTCGGGGAAAAGGTGGTCACCCAGCTGTTTGAAAAAGGGCTGGTGCGCGGGGTGGCTGATCTGTACGATCTGAAAAAAGAAGACCTCGTCTCCCTGGAACGGATGGGGGAAAAATCCGCGTCCAATCTCCTGGCGGCCCTGGAAGCCAGCAAATCTCTTTCGCTGGAGCGGTTGCTGTTCGGGCTCGGCATTCGCTTCGTCGGGGCGAAGGCGGCCAAAGTGCTGGCCCGCCACTACCGGCACATGGATCAGCTGATGGAAGCCACGGAGGAGGAATTGACCTCGCTGGAAGAAATCGGGCCGAAAATCGCCGCTTCCGTGGCCGAATACATGGCAAGGCCGGAAGTGAAGGAAACCATCCGGCGGCTCAAACAGGCCGGCGTCAACATGGAATATTTGGGGGCGGGTGCCGAAACAACGACGGCCGGAACCAAAGATTCTCCGCTTGCCGGAAAAACCGTGGTGCTGACCGGCACCTTGTCGTCGATGTCCAGAAACGAGGCGGCCGCTCTGCTCGAATCGCTGGGGGCCAACGTCACCGGCAGCGTCAGCAAGAAAACCGATCTGTTGATCGCCGGGGAAAAAGCAGGCTCCAAGCTGGACAAGGCGAAAAAGTTGGGAATCACGATTTGGGACGAAGAGACGTTTTTGAAAAACCTCCCGGAAGGGGTCGCAACCTGA
- the pcrA gene encoding DNA helicase PcrA: protein MLNQPAKPAEQLIAGLNPMQRRAVLHTEGPVQILAGAGSGKTRVLTHRVAYLLAEKGIHPWNILAITFTNKAAREMKERIIRLVGPQAEEIWISTFHSMCVRILRRDIDRMGRSRNFTILDTSDQLTVIKQILKEENLDPKKFEPRAILGRISAAKNVLAGPSAMRMRARNLLEEVAADVYEKYQQKLHANESLDFDDLLVETIRLFDVAPEVKDYYQRKFQYIHVDEYQDTNHAQYALIRTLAEKHRNICVVGDSDQSIYRFRGADISNILNFEKDWPDAEVIKLEQNYRSTKRILEAANHLIAHNTERKPKNLWTENEEGSPIRLFEAGSEIEEAHYVAEHILDGVREGRSYKDFAVLYRTNAQSRVIEDVMLKSGIPYTVVGGIKFYERKEIKDVLAYLRLIVNPHDDLSLGRVINVPKRGIGAATMDKISRYAQEHGLSLFGALLELEEIGLGKRAETALAGFVRLIRELHNMIEYLSASELTEEVLARSGYREELKKENTIEAESRLENIDELISVAQEFEKRSDDKSLVAFLTDLALIADIDMLDEPAGTDKPGDAVALMTLHSAKGLEFPVVFLIGMEEGIFPHSRTLDDESELEEERRLAYVGITRAERELHLSYARTRTIFGQTGMNPPSRFLQELPPGVLERTGAAERRQEAPFAGRTARTAVRTENTEFGWKAGDRVRHGKWGIGTVVQTQGEGENMELVIAFPSPTGVKKLLAKYAPIQKA from the coding sequence ATGCTGAATCAACCGGCAAAACCGGCGGAACAACTGATCGCCGGACTCAATCCGATGCAACGGCGGGCGGTTCTGCACACGGAAGGCCCGGTGCAAATCCTGGCGGGCGCCGGAAGCGGCAAGACACGGGTGTTGACGCACCGGGTGGCGTATCTGCTCGCGGAGAAGGGCATTCATCCCTGGAATATCCTGGCCATCACGTTCACGAACAAAGCGGCCCGTGAGATGAAGGAACGGATCATCCGTCTCGTCGGACCGCAAGCGGAGGAAATCTGGATTTCGACGTTCCACTCCATGTGCGTGCGCATCCTGCGGCGGGACATCGACCGGATGGGCCGGTCCCGCAATTTCACGATTTTGGACACCTCCGACCAGCTCACGGTGATCAAACAAATCCTGAAAGAGGAAAACCTGGACCCGAAAAAGTTCGAACCGAGAGCGATTCTGGGAAGGATCAGCGCGGCCAAGAACGTGCTGGCCGGTCCTTCGGCGATGAGGATGCGCGCCCGCAACCTGTTGGAGGAAGTGGCCGCGGACGTGTACGAGAAATATCAGCAAAAACTGCATGCCAACGAGTCGCTCGATTTCGATGACCTGCTGGTGGAAACGATTCGCCTGTTTGACGTCGCTCCGGAAGTGAAGGATTATTACCAGCGGAAATTCCAATACATCCACGTGGATGAGTACCAGGACACCAACCACGCCCAGTACGCGCTGATCCGCACGCTGGCGGAAAAGCACCGCAACATCTGCGTGGTGGGGGATTCGGACCAGTCGATTTACCGGTTCCGCGGCGCCGACATCTCCAACATTCTCAACTTCGAGAAGGACTGGCCCGATGCCGAAGTGATCAAACTGGAACAAAACTACCGTTCCACCAAGCGGATTCTTGAGGCTGCCAACCATCTCATTGCACACAACACGGAGCGGAAGCCGAAGAATCTTTGGACGGAAAACGAAGAAGGATCGCCGATCCGTTTGTTCGAGGCGGGCAGTGAGATCGAGGAAGCGCACTACGTGGCGGAGCACATTCTCGACGGCGTTCGCGAAGGACGGAGTTACAAGGATTTTGCCGTGCTTTACCGGACCAACGCCCAGTCGCGCGTGATCGAGGACGTGATGCTGAAGAGCGGCATTCCCTACACCGTCGTGGGGGGCATCAAGTTCTACGAGCGCAAGGAGATCAAGGACGTGCTGGCTTACCTGCGCCTGATCGTCAATCCGCACGACGATCTCAGCCTGGGGCGGGTGATCAACGTGCCCAAACGGGGAATCGGTGCGGCCACGATGGACAAGATCTCCCGGTATGCGCAGGAACACGGGCTTTCCCTGTTCGGAGCCCTTCTGGAGCTGGAAGAGATCGGTCTCGGCAAACGGGCGGAAACGGCCCTCGCCGGATTTGTTCGCCTGATCCGTGAACTGCACAACATGATCGAGTATCTGTCCGCGTCGGAACTGACGGAAGAAGTGCTGGCGAGAAGCGGTTACCGCGAGGAGCTGAAGAAAGAAAACACGATCGAGGCCGAGAGCCGGCTGGAGAACATCGATGAGCTGATTTCCGTGGCCCAGGAATTCGAAAAGCGGAGCGACGACAAGTCGCTGGTGGCGTTCCTCACCGACCTGGCCCTGATCGCCGACATCGACATGCTGGACGAGCCGGCCGGTACGGACAAACCCGGGGATGCCGTGGCTTTGATGACCCTGCACAGTGCCAAGGGGCTGGAATTTCCCGTGGTGTTCCTCATCGGCATGGAGGAAGGGATTTTCCCGCACAGCCGCACCCTGGACGACGAGTCGGAACTGGAGGAAGAGCGGCGGCTCGCATATGTGGGCATCACCCGGGCGGAACGGGAACTGCACCTGTCTTACGCACGCACGCGCACCATCTTCGGGCAGACCGGCATGAATCCGCCGTCCAGGTTCCTGCAGGAGTTGCCGCCCGGCGTGCTGGAGCGGACGGGAGCGGCGGAAAGACGGCAGGAAGCTCCGTTTGCCGGACGGACGGCCCGTACGGCGGTCCGGACGGAAAACACCGAATTCGGTTGGAAAGCGGGCGACCGGGTCCGACACGGAAAGTGGGGCATCGGAACGGTGGTGCAGACGCAAGGCGAAGGAGAGAACATGGAGTTGGTCATCGCGTTTCCCAGCCCGACCGGCGTCAAGAAGTTGCTGGCCAAGTATGCCCCGATCCAAAAGGCGTGA
- a CDS encoding heptaprenylglyceryl phosphate synthase produces MLRELAAGWRHVFKLDPARPLSDEALRMIIRSGTDAIIVGGTDGVTFENTWQLLSRIRAEQPVTVVQEVSDASAVVPGFDGWLIPSVLNAGDPGWIIGEHLDAIGRYGDLIPWNRLLLLAYVVLNPDSKVGRLTRARTDIPPEGASAYARLVDRLFRWPVLYVEYSGRYGDPEWVREARRSLSDARLFYGGGITDERRAREMAALADTVVVGNLVYARPEEAVRTVGWVKETRRK; encoded by the coding sequence ATGCTCAGAGAGCTGGCGGCCGGTTGGCGGCATGTGTTCAAACTGGATCCCGCCCGTCCCCTGTCGGATGAAGCGCTTCGCATGATCATCCGGTCGGGAACGGATGCGATCATCGTGGGCGGGACGGACGGAGTCACCTTTGAAAACACCTGGCAACTGCTTTCGAGGATCCGCGCCGAACAACCGGTCACCGTGGTGCAGGAAGTGTCGGACGCGTCGGCGGTGGTTCCCGGTTTTGACGGGTGGCTGATCCCCTCCGTGCTGAACGCGGGCGACCCGGGATGGATCATCGGGGAACACCTGGATGCGATCGGCCGGTACGGAGATCTGATCCCGTGGAATCGCCTGCTCCTGTTGGCCTACGTGGTGCTCAATCCGGATTCCAAGGTGGGCCGTCTGACCCGGGCGCGGACGGACATTCCGCCGGAAGGGGCGTCTGCTTACGCGCGGCTGGTGGACCGGCTGTTCCGCTGGCCGGTGCTGTATGTGGAGTACAGCGGCCGTTACGGTGACCCCGAATGGGTGAGGGAAGCCCGAAGGTCGCTTTCGGATGCCAGGTTGTTTTACGGCGGGGGAATCACGGATGAACGGCGGGCGAGGGAGATGGCCGCGCTGGCGGACACCGTGGTGGTGGGCAACCTCGTGTATGCGCGGCCGGAGGAAGCGGTGCGAACCGTCGGATGGGTGAAAGAGACCCGTCGGAAGTAG
- a CDS encoding YerC/YecD family TrpR-related protein, translated as MQLDKLNRREVEQLFSAILKLNTIEECYRFFDDLCTVGEIKSMAQRLEVARMLMDGSTYNQIESETGASTATISRVKRCLHYGTDGYKLVLERLGHDNGDSAS; from the coding sequence ATGCAATTGGACAAACTCAACCGGCGGGAAGTGGAGCAACTCTTTTCCGCCATCCTGAAGCTCAATACGATCGAGGAATGTTACCGTTTTTTTGACGACCTGTGCACCGTCGGGGAAATCAAATCGATGGCACAGCGCCTCGAAGTGGCCCGCATGCTGATGGACGGTTCGACCTACAACCAGATCGAATCGGAAACCGGCGCCAGCACGGCCACCATTTCACGCGTCAAGCGTTGCCTGCATTACGGAACGGACGGCTACAAACTGGTCCTGGAGAGGCTCGGCCATGACAACGGCGACTCCGCATCGTAA
- a CDS encoding peptidylprolyl isomerase, with protein MAIKGSIELENGGKILIDFFPEAAPVTVENFRKLATQGFYNGLIFHRVIPGFVSQGGCPHGLGTGDAGYTIPCETEGNPHKHVPGAVSMAHRGPNTGSCQFFIVHEPQPHLDGVHTVFGQVTEGLEHVLNMKPGCVMKEVKVWEE; from the coding sequence ATGGCCATCAAAGGAAGCATCGAACTGGAAAACGGCGGCAAGATCCTGATCGACTTTTTCCCCGAAGCGGCTCCCGTGACGGTGGAAAATTTCCGCAAGCTGGCAACCCAGGGATTCTACAACGGCTTGATCTTCCACCGCGTCATTCCCGGATTCGTCAGCCAAGGCGGCTGTCCGCACGGGCTGGGCACGGGAGATGCCGGATACACCATTCCGTGCGAAACCGAAGGAAATCCGCACAAACACGTGCCGGGTGCGGTTTCGATGGCGCATCGCGGCCCGAACACCGGCTCTTGCCAATTTTTCATCGTGCATGAACCCCAACCCCATCTGGACGGTGTCCACACGGTGTTCGGCCAGGTGACCGAAGGCTTGGAACACGTCCTGAACATGAAGCCGGGATGTGTCATGAAAGAAGTGAAAGTCTGGGAAGAGTGA
- a CDS encoding N-acetylmuramoyl-L-alanine amidase family protein translates to MLICLDPGHGGSDTGAVGQYLTEKDVCLDLAFRLRRKLLNYEGIRVTMTRSRDADVTPEERGRHANDRNADLFISLHTHFSDRPGRSGFATYVSVIAGSETRRIQCWLHNRVASFLRKYGVCDLGKKNDTETECGQLPELRRARMPAIALASLWLTREREQGILSDEAFLEQYAECIADGIAHIYQCRKREEASV, encoded by the coding sequence ATGCTGATCTGTCTGGATCCGGGACACGGCGGGTCCGACACCGGTGCGGTCGGGCAATATTTGACCGAAAAGGACGTTTGCCTGGATCTGGCGTTTCGTTTGAGACGCAAGTTGTTGAATTACGAGGGGATCCGGGTGACCATGACCCGCTCCCGCGACGCGGACGTGACCCCGGAAGAGCGCGGTCGTCACGCCAACGACCGCAATGCGGACCTGTTCATCAGTCTGCATACCCATTTTTCCGATCGTCCCGGACGATCCGGCTTTGCCACGTATGTGAGCGTGATCGCCGGATCCGAGACAAGGCGAATCCAGTGTTGGCTTCACAACAGGGTGGCTTCTTTCCTGAGGAAATACGGTGTGTGTGATCTCGGGAAAAAGAATGACACAGAAACCGAGTGCGGGCAATTGCCCGAACTGAGACGGGCCCGAATGCCGGCCATCGCCCTGGCGTCTCTGTGGTTGACCCGGGAACGGGAACAGGGAATTTTGTCTGATGAGGCGTTTTTGGAGCAATATGCGGAATGCATTGCCGACGGCATCGCCCATATCTACCAATGCCGGAAAAGGGAAGAGGCGAGTGTGTGA
- a CDS encoding nitroreductase family protein, which yields MSVRTEQSAIDVMKARGSVKKYEPGVEIPEEELREILELAGRAPSSWNLQHWKYLVITSREMKEKVLPIAYNQQQVVDSSATVVILGDLEADKNFETVYKPAVDNGTLPQNVYDALHGQVEAAYQNPQLARDEAILNASLSAMQLMLAAKAKGWDTCPMGGFDKKKLTEVLNIPPRYIPVMLIVIGKPAAPARPSSRIPVDKLIIRESF from the coding sequence ATGAGCGTACGGACCGAACAATCTGCCATCGACGTGATGAAAGCACGCGGCAGCGTGAAAAAATACGAACCCGGCGTGGAGATTCCCGAAGAAGAGCTGCGTGAGATCCTGGAGCTGGCCGGGCGCGCTCCTTCCTCGTGGAACCTGCAACACTGGAAGTATCTCGTGATCACCTCCCGGGAAATGAAAGAGAAAGTCCTGCCCATCGCCTACAATCAGCAGCAGGTGGTGGATTCGTCGGCCACGGTGGTCATCCTGGGGGACCTGGAAGCGGACAAGAATTTCGAAACCGTGTACAAACCCGCCGTGGACAACGGCACCTTGCCGCAAAACGTGTATGATGCCCTGCACGGACAGGTGGAAGCCGCTTACCAAAATCCGCAATTGGCCCGGGATGAAGCGATTCTGAACGCTTCTCTCTCCGCCATGCAGCTGATGCTCGCGGCCAAGGCCAAAGGCTGGGATACCTGCCCGATGGGCGGATTCGACAAAAAGAAACTGACGGAAGTCCTGAACATTCCGCCGCGTTACATTCCCGTGATGCTGATCGTCATCGGCAAGCCGGCGGCTCCGGCTCGCCCGTCCTCCCGCATTCCGGTCGACAAACTGATCATCCGCGAAAGCTTCTGA